Proteins from a single region of Williamwhitmania taraxaci:
- a CDS encoding YceI family protein encodes MLKKSLLLATVFCLAFVQLGIGQTSYNLKSYKITIKGTSNLHDWSADVKKMGVASNLNITEGSLSGITTAMIDIDAATLEASEGSIMSGKMRSALNAEKYPKITFSASNLSIPAQASGEFSTTIMGNLTISGTTQKVSLPVKVRILANGEVEFSGSQKFKMTSFKVTPPTAMFGAMKTGDEVNIVYLITLKKG; translated from the coding sequence ATGTTGAAGAAATCACTGCTACTTGCTACCGTCTTCTGCCTTGCATTTGTCCAACTGGGAATTGGCCAAACGTCATACAATCTAAAGAGTTACAAGATTACGATTAAGGGTACTTCCAATCTCCACGATTGGAGTGCCGATGTAAAAAAGATGGGGGTTGCCTCCAACCTCAATATTACCGAGGGATCCCTATCGGGTATTACAACGGCAATGATTGATATCGATGCCGCAACACTTGAGGCTTCGGAGGGAAGTATAATGAGCGGAAAGATGCGTTCCGCGCTTAATGCAGAGAAGTATCCCAAGATTACCTTCTCCGCGTCAAATTTATCCATTCCGGCACAGGCATCCGGCGAATTTTCCACGACTATAATGGGGAATTTAACCATTTCCGGTACCACGCAAAAAGTTTCGCTACCGGTAAAGGTTAGAATTCTTGCTAACGGAGAGGTAGAGTTCTCCGGATCCCAAAAATTTAAAATGACATCATTTAAAGTAACACCTCCAACCGCCATGTTTGGCGCAATGAAAACGGGCGACGAGGTGAATATTGTCTATTTAATCACCCTAAAAAAAGGGTAA
- a CDS encoding IS3 family transposase has translation MSELRSYVSANEPLSVRKQCALLGINRSTLYYDAVGESPENLEVMRHMDEEFTKHPTHGVLQMQDFLLALSFTVNAKRIRRLLRKMGIMALYPRRNLSKLGHAKYIRPYLLRNLAVIRPNQVWAIDITYIPMAKGFMYMTAIVDVYSRYIVAWDVFNSLDAKNSLAVLKSALAHHGKPEIINSDQGSQFTCALWTEYVEEVAKIKISMDGRGRALDNIFIERFWRTVKQDYVYICPASDGTELYKGLSEFVSYYNNVKTHQGIGRTKPVDLYTAAA, from the coding sequence ATGAGCGAGCTAAGGAGTTATGTGTCGGCAAATGAGCCCCTAAGCGTTCGAAAGCAATGCGCGCTTTTAGGGATAAACCGCAGCACCCTTTACTACGATGCCGTGGGAGAAAGCCCAGAGAACCTTGAGGTCATGCGGCATATGGATGAGGAATTCACCAAGCATCCTACGCACGGAGTGCTCCAAATGCAGGATTTCCTGCTGGCCCTAAGCTTTACCGTGAACGCCAAGCGGATTCGCCGGTTGCTGCGAAAAATGGGCATTATGGCCCTCTACCCTCGGAGAAACCTGAGCAAGTTGGGCCACGCCAAGTATATCCGGCCCTACCTGCTCCGAAACCTAGCGGTAATCCGGCCAAACCAGGTGTGGGCCATCGACATCACCTACATCCCGATGGCCAAGGGGTTCATGTACATGACGGCCATTGTTGATGTTTACAGCCGATACATCGTGGCCTGGGATGTATTCAACAGTTTGGATGCTAAGAACAGCCTCGCGGTGCTAAAATCGGCCCTAGCGCACCACGGAAAGCCCGAAATCATCAACTCCGATCAGGGAAGCCAGTTTACCTGTGCGCTATGGACGGAATACGTAGAGGAGGTTGCAAAGATCAAAATAAGCATGGATGGCAGAGGCCGAGCCCTCGACAATATTTTTATTGAGCGCTTTTGGCGTACCGTAAAGCAGGATTATGTTTATATTTGCCCCGCTAGCGATGGAACAGAACTTTACAAAGGGCTATCGGAGTTTGTTTCCTACTACAACAACGTTAAAACTCATCAGGGAATAGGAAGGACTAAACCGGTCGACTTATATACCGCGGCAGCCTAG
- a CDS encoding transposase, which translates to MKKGRRVFTGAFKAQVAIAALKERETLAELSKRFDLHPQMITKWKQEFVERSSEIFETRAPQESFEAEKERLFSKIGQLEMERDWLKKISKRAGL; encoded by the coding sequence ATGAAAAAGGGAAGACGAGTATTTACCGGAGCTTTTAAAGCTCAAGTAGCCATCGCTGCGCTCAAGGAGCGCGAGACGCTAGCGGAATTATCTAAGCGCTTTGACCTGCACCCCCAAATGATTACCAAGTGGAAGCAGGAGTTTGTGGAGCGATCATCTGAAATCTTTGAGACCCGTGCCCCACAGGAGAGCTTTGAGGCCGAAAAGGAGCGCCTGTTTTCCAAAATTGGCCAGTTGGAAATGGAGCGCGACTGGCTAAAAAAAATTTCAAAAAGAGCGGGACTATGA